One Planctomycetota bacterium genomic region harbors:
- a CDS encoding DNA-3-methyladenine glycosylase 2 family protein: protein MWFDPLPDAPDWSKAERHLSKADPKLAAVIRQVGPCQIKPLPDPYLALVLSIFSQQLSFKGAETLYAKFRGRFTKKTPTPRKVLAALNPSSDRVWDDEAIRSCGISRQKRSYMIDLSQRIVDGRLKLDELATLSDEDVITKLVEVKGIGVWTAHMYLLFVLLRGDVLPVGDLGLREGFRRVFRLDERPDEATMQRLAEPWHPWCSVATWYLWKAKGD, encoded by the coding sequence ATGTGGTTCGACCCGCTGCCAGATGCACCCGATTGGTCCAAGGCCGAGCGGCACCTCTCCAAGGCTGATCCAAAGCTCGCGGCCGTGATTCGCCAGGTCGGGCCATGTCAGATCAAGCCGCTGCCTGACCCGTATCTGGCGCTAGTCCTATCGATCTTTTCGCAGCAGTTGAGCTTCAAGGGGGCCGAAACGCTCTACGCGAAGTTTCGTGGCCGCTTCACGAAGAAGACGCCAACACCCCGAAAGGTGCTCGCAGCGCTGAACCCTTCGTCCGACCGCGTCTGGGATGATGAGGCCATCCGGTCGTGTGGCATCTCGCGACAGAAACGAAGCTACATGATCGACCTTTCGCAGCGCATCGTCGACGGACGGCTGAAGCTGGACGAGCTCGCGACGCTGTCCGACGAAGACGTCATCACCAAGCTCGTCGAGGTCAAGGGCATCGGCGTCTGGACCGCCCACATGTATCTGCTGTTCGTCCTGCTCCGCGGCGACGTCCTTCCCGTTGGCGACCTCGGCCTGCGTGAGGGATTTCGGCGCGTCTTTCGGCTCGATGAACGACCCGACGAGGCGACGATGCAGCGGCTGGCCGAGCCGTGGCACCCGTGGTGCAGCGTGGCCACGTGGTACCTGTGGAAGGCCAAGGGCGATTGA